A region of Streptomyces paludis DNA encodes the following proteins:
- a CDS encoding lysophospholipid acyltransferase family protein, which produces MSRRRIGFWYRLAAVIAKPPLIVLLKRDWQGAEHIPADGGFITAVNHNSHIDPFAYAHFQYNTGRVPRFLAKNGLFTSGFIGAVMRGTGQIPVYRESTNALSAYRAAIDAVERGECVAFYPEGTLTRDPAQWPMTAKTGVARVALQTRCPVIPVAQWGANLLLPPYATRPHLLPRKTHRVLVGPPVDISRYYDEEITPELLREVTEVIMAAITELLSELRGEPAPAVPYDHREARAEQRRKAAEEGSK; this is translated from the coding sequence GTGTCCCGCCGTAGAATCGGCTTCTGGTACCGCCTGGCGGCGGTCATCGCAAAACCGCCGCTGATCGTACTGCTCAAGCGGGACTGGCAGGGGGCGGAGCACATCCCGGCCGACGGCGGATTCATCACCGCGGTGAACCACAATTCACACATCGACCCGTTCGCCTATGCCCACTTCCAGTACAACACCGGACGGGTCCCGCGCTTCCTCGCCAAGAACGGACTCTTCACCTCGGGATTCATCGGCGCGGTCATGCGCGGTACGGGCCAGATTCCCGTCTACCGCGAGAGCACGAACGCGCTGAGCGCCTACCGGGCCGCCATCGACGCCGTCGAGCGCGGCGAATGCGTGGCCTTCTACCCCGAGGGCACCCTCACCCGCGACCCCGCGCAGTGGCCCATGACCGCCAAGACCGGTGTCGCCCGGGTCGCCCTCCAGACCAGGTGCCCGGTCATCCCCGTCGCGCAGTGGGGCGCCAACCTGCTGCTGCCCCCGTACGCCACCCGACCGCACCTCCTGCCGCGCAAGACGCACCGGGTGCTGGTGGGCCCCCCGGTCGACATCTCCCGCTACTACGACGAGGAGATCACGCCCGAATTGCTGCGCGAGGTCACCGAGGTCATCATGGCGGCCATCACGGAACTGCTCTCCGAGCTACGCGGAGAGCCGGCGCCCGCGGTCCCGTACGACCATCGCGAGGCCAGGGCGGAACAGCGGCGCAAGGCCGCGGAAGAGGGGTCCAAGTGA
- a CDS encoding NAD(P)H-dependent glycerol-3-phosphate dehydrogenase produces MTRVAVFGAGSWGTAFAMILADAGCEVTVWGRRQDIVDAINTTRTNPDYLPGLELPAGVRATTNPAEAARDAEFTVLTVPSQTLRANLAAWLPVLPPDTVLVSLMKGVELGTAKRMSEVIEEVAKAPAERVAVVTGPNLAGEIAGRMPAAAVVACRDETVAQRLQAACHTPYFRPYTNTDVVGCELGGAVKNVIGLAVGIADGMGLGDNSKATLMTRGLAETTRLGLAMGADPHTFSGLAGMGDLIATCSSPLSRNHTFGTNLGRGMTLQETIAVSTQTAEGVKSCESVLDLARRHDVDMPITETVVDIVHNGKPPLVALKELMSRSAKPERR; encoded by the coding sequence GTGACGCGGGTCGCGGTATTCGGGGCGGGTTCATGGGGCACGGCGTTCGCCATGATCCTGGCCGACGCGGGGTGCGAGGTGACGGTCTGGGGCCGCCGCCAGGACATCGTCGACGCCATCAACACCACCCGCACCAACCCGGACTACCTGCCGGGCCTCGAACTGCCCGCCGGTGTACGCGCCACCACCAACCCGGCGGAGGCCGCCCGCGACGCCGAGTTCACCGTGCTGACGGTGCCCTCGCAGACGCTGCGCGCCAACCTCGCCGCGTGGCTGCCCGTACTGCCCCCGGACACCGTCCTCGTCTCGCTGATGAAGGGCGTCGAACTCGGCACCGCCAAGCGGATGAGCGAGGTGATCGAGGAGGTCGCCAAGGCGCCCGCCGAACGGGTCGCCGTGGTCACCGGACCCAACCTCGCCGGGGAGATCGCCGGCCGGATGCCCGCCGCCGCCGTGGTCGCGTGCCGGGACGAGACGGTCGCCCAGCGGCTCCAGGCGGCCTGCCACACCCCGTACTTCCGCCCGTACACCAACACCGACGTGGTCGGCTGCGAACTCGGCGGCGCCGTCAAGAACGTGATCGGGCTCGCCGTCGGGATCGCCGACGGCATGGGCCTCGGCGACAACAGCAAGGCCACGCTGATGACCCGGGGACTCGCCGAGACGACCCGGCTGGGCCTCGCGATGGGCGCCGACCCGCACACCTTCTCCGGACTCGCCGGGATGGGTGATCTCATCGCCACCTGCTCCTCGCCGCTCTCCCGCAACCACACCTTCGGCACCAACCTCGGCCGCGGGATGACCCTCCAGGAGACCATCGCGGTCAGCACGCAGACCGCCGAGGGCGTCAAGTCCTGCGAGTCCGTGCTGGATCTGGCCCGCCGCCACGATGTCGACATGCCGATCACCGAGACCGTCGTGGACATCGTGCACAACGGGAAGCCGCCGCTCGTCGCGCTCAAGGAACTGATGTCGCGCAGCGCCAAGCCCGAACGCCGCTGA
- a CDS encoding D-alanine--D-alanine ligase family protein, with translation MSSENSSPSPEQQLRKPRVAVVFGGRSSEHAISVVTAGAVLRSIDRTKYDVLPIGITTEGRWALTADDPERMAIADRRLPSVEQIAESTDGTVVLSADPGNREVVYSEPGSVPKALGEVDVVFPVLHGPYGEDGTLQGLLELAGVPYVGAGVLASAVGQDKEYMKRVFTSFGLPVGPYLVIRPREWERTADATAADRAAAVREKIVDFAGEHGWPLFVKPARAGSSVGISKVDGLAGLDEAIAEARRHDPKILVESLLRGREIECGVLEFEDGPRASVPAEIPPVTAHDFYDFEAKYIDSATGLVPAPLTAEETAEVRRLAVAAFDAASCEGLVRADFFLTEDGEFVINEINTMPGFTPISMYPRMWQESGVDYAQLIDTLIQAALRRSTGLR, from the coding sequence ATGAGCAGCGAGAACTCCTCCCCGAGCCCTGAGCAGCAGCTCCGCAAGCCGCGCGTGGCCGTCGTCTTCGGCGGACGTAGCTCCGAGCACGCCATTTCGGTGGTCACGGCCGGCGCCGTACTGCGGTCCATCGACCGTACGAAGTACGACGTCCTGCCCATCGGCATCACCACCGAAGGCCGCTGGGCGCTCACCGCCGACGACCCGGAGCGCATGGCCATCGCCGACCGCCGGCTGCCGAGCGTCGAGCAGATCGCCGAGTCCACGGACGGCACGGTCGTGCTCTCCGCCGACCCCGGCAACCGCGAAGTCGTCTACAGCGAACCGGGCTCCGTGCCGAAGGCGCTCGGCGAGGTGGATGTCGTCTTCCCCGTGCTGCACGGCCCGTACGGAGAGGACGGCACCCTCCAGGGGCTGCTGGAACTCGCCGGTGTCCCGTACGTCGGCGCGGGCGTCCTGGCCTCGGCCGTCGGCCAGGACAAGGAGTACATGAAGCGGGTGTTCACCTCCTTCGGGCTGCCGGTCGGCCCGTATCTGGTGATCCGCCCCCGCGAGTGGGAGCGGACGGCGGACGCCACCGCCGCCGACCGGGCCGCCGCCGTCCGCGAGAAGATCGTGGACTTCGCCGGCGAACACGGCTGGCCGCTCTTCGTGAAGCCCGCGCGCGCCGGGTCGTCCGTGGGCATCTCCAAGGTCGACGGTCTCGCGGGGCTCGACGAGGCGATCGCCGAGGCGCGCCGCCACGACCCCAAGATCCTGGTCGAGTCGCTGCTGCGCGGTCGCGAGATCGAGTGCGGTGTGCTGGAGTTCGAGGACGGCCCGCGCGCCAGCGTGCCCGCCGAGATCCCGCCCGTCACGGCCCATGACTTCTACGACTTCGAGGCCAAGTACATCGACTCCGCCACCGGACTCGTCCCCGCGCCGCTCACCGCGGAGGAGACGGCCGAGGTGCGGCGGCTGGCGGTGGCGGCGTTCGACGCGGCCTCCTGCGAGGGACTGGTCCGCGCGGACTTCTTCCTCACCGAGGACGGCGAGTTCGTCATCAACGAGATCAACACGATGCCCGGGTTCACCCCGATCTCCATGTACCCGCGGATGTGGCAGGAGAGCGGCGTCGACTACGCGCAGCTCATCGACACCCTCATCCAGGCGGCCCTGCGCCGCTCCACCGGACTGCGCTGA
- a CDS encoding DUF3515 domain-containing protein, giving the protein MIRSRRRLSGRLAARLTAVVLLSAAAGCSGTGGAPSVPVPSPPAAEAAACRTLHKALPKTVADLGRADPEPRSELTAGWGDGEIVLRCGVPRPAGMDDPQATAVEADGVNWMVEQRDSGPRFTATYREPYVEVTMGSRFAHDVTPLAQLAAAVAKTIPSSV; this is encoded by the coding sequence GTGATACGTTCCCGCCGCAGGCTATCCGGCCGACTTGCCGCCCGTCTGACCGCCGTCGTCCTGCTGTCGGCGGCGGCGGGCTGTTCCGGTACGGGCGGCGCGCCGTCCGTACCGGTGCCGAGCCCCCCGGCCGCGGAGGCGGCGGCCTGCCGGACGCTGCACAAGGCGCTGCCGAAGACGGTCGCCGACCTCGGCCGCGCCGACCCCGAGCCACGCTCCGAACTGACCGCCGGCTGGGGCGACGGCGAGATCGTGCTGCGCTGCGGTGTCCCCCGGCCGGCCGGGATGGACGATCCCCAGGCGACGGCCGTGGAGGCGGACGGGGTCAACTGGATGGTGGAGCAACGGGACTCGGGGCCCCGTTTCACCGCCACGTACCGCGAGCCCTATGTGGAGGTGACGATGGGCAGCCGCTTCGCCCATGACGTCACCCCCCTCGCCCAACTGGCCGCGGCCGTCGCGAAGACGATCCCGTCCAGCGTCTGA
- a CDS encoding Lrp/AsnC family transcriptional regulator, with protein MVQAYILIQTEVGKATTVAETIAKIPGVIQAEDVTGPYDVIVRAQADTVDDLGRMVVARIQRVEGITRTLTCPVVHL; from the coding sequence GTGGTACAGGCGTACATCCTTATTCAGACCGAGGTGGGCAAGGCGACGACCGTCGCCGAGACCATCGCAAAGATTCCGGGAGTCATCCAGGCCGAGGACGTCACAGGTCCGTACGACGTGATCGTGCGCGCACAGGCCGACACCGTCGATGATCTGGGGCGGATGGTCGTCGCCAGAATCCAACGGGTGGAGGGCATCACCCGCACCCTGACCTGCCCGGTCGTGCATCTGTAG
- a CDS encoding thiamine-phosphate kinase has product MKGTVGELGEFGLIRELTSRLTTTPAVRLGPGDDAAVVAAPDRRVVASTDLLLEGRHFRRDWSTAYDVGRKAAAQNLADIAAMGAVPTALLLGLVVPAELPVTWPTELMDGIRDECQVAGAAVVGGDVVRGDTITIAITALGDLRDHEPVVRSGARVGDVVAYTGWLGWSAAGHAVLSRGFRSPRAFVEAHRRPEPPYHAGPAAAGLGATAMTDVSDGLVADLGHIAEASKVRIDLRSGLIDIPSQMNDIGQAVGIDPLQWVLTGGEDHAIVATFPPDAKLPARWKVIGEVLTPSALPQVTVDGAPWTSKGGWDHFGDPDEGR; this is encoded by the coding sequence GTGAAGGGAACCGTGGGCGAGTTGGGGGAGTTCGGGCTCATCAGGGAACTCACGTCCCGGCTCACCACCACCCCGGCGGTGCGGCTCGGGCCGGGCGACGACGCCGCGGTCGTGGCCGCGCCCGACCGGAGGGTCGTGGCGAGTACGGATCTGCTGCTGGAGGGGCGGCACTTCCGGCGTGACTGGTCGACGGCGTACGACGTGGGCCGCAAGGCGGCGGCGCAGAACCTCGCCGATATCGCGGCGATGGGCGCCGTCCCCACCGCGCTGCTGCTGGGGCTGGTCGTGCCGGCCGAACTGCCGGTCACCTGGCCCACCGAGCTGATGGACGGCATCCGGGACGAGTGCCAGGTCGCGGGCGCGGCGGTGGTCGGCGGCGATGTCGTGCGCGGTGACACGATCACCATCGCGATCACCGCGCTCGGCGATCTGCGCGACCACGAGCCGGTGGTCCGGTCGGGCGCGCGGGTCGGTGATGTCGTCGCGTACACCGGCTGGTTGGGCTGGTCGGCGGCCGGGCACGCGGTGCTCTCGCGCGGTTTCCGCTCGCCGCGCGCCTTTGTCGAGGCGCACCGCAGACCGGAGCCGCCCTACCACGCGGGCCCCGCGGCGGCCGGGCTCGGCGCCACGGCGATGACCGACGTCAGCGACGGACTCGTCGCCGACCTCGGGCATATCGCGGAGGCGAGCAAGGTACGGATCGATCTGCGGTCGGGACTGATCGATATCCCCTCGCAGATGAACGACATCGGTCAGGCCGTCGGGATCGACCCGCTCCAGTGGGTGCTGACCGGCGGCGAGGACCACGCGATCGTCGCCACGTTCCCGCCGGACGCGAAGCTGCCGGCGCGCTGGAAGGTGATCGGGGAGGTGCTCACCCCGTCGGCGCTGCCCCAGGTGACGGTCGACGGGGCGCCCTGGACCAGCAAGGGGGGCTGGGACCACTTCGGGGACCCGGACGAGGGGCGCTAG
- the thiD gene encoding bifunctional hydroxymethylpyrimidine kinase/phosphomethylpyrimidine kinase codes for MPIPISASVPAPVPPRVLTVAGSDSGGGAGVQADLKTMLALGVHGMSVITAVTAQNSLGVHGAWELPVAAVRAQYRAVVDDIGVQAVKTGMLSSAELVAAVAELLAATGVPVVVDPVGVSKHGDALLASSALETVRTELLPVATVATPNLDEVAQLTGVRVEDETDLRRAADAVLAYGPRWALIKGGHLPGDAVDLLTDGTEEHWLRAPRLDNRHTHGTGCTYASAIAAGLAGGQGVVEAVTAAKEYVTGAIARGFALGGGIGPVDHGWQWRMR; via the coding sequence ATGCCGATACCGATATCCGCGTCTGTCCCCGCGCCCGTGCCGCCCCGTGTTCTCACCGTCGCCGGGTCCGACTCCGGCGGCGGTGCGGGCGTTCAGGCGGACCTGAAGACCATGCTGGCGCTCGGTGTGCACGGCATGAGCGTGATCACGGCCGTCACGGCGCAGAACTCCCTGGGGGTGCACGGCGCCTGGGAGCTGCCCGTGGCGGCGGTACGGGCCCAGTACCGCGCGGTCGTGGACGACATCGGCGTACAGGCCGTGAAGACCGGAATGCTCTCCTCCGCCGAACTGGTCGCCGCCGTCGCCGAACTCCTCGCCGCGACCGGCGTCCCCGTCGTGGTCGACCCCGTCGGCGTCTCGAAGCACGGCGACGCGCTGCTGGCGTCCTCCGCGCTGGAGACCGTACGGACGGAGCTGCTGCCCGTGGCGACCGTCGCCACCCCCAACCTGGACGAAGTGGCCCAGCTCACGGGCGTACGGGTCGAGGACGAGACGGATCTGCGGCGCGCGGCCGACGCGGTCCTCGCGTACGGTCCGCGTTGGGCACTGATCAAGGGCGGCCATCTGCCCGGGGACGCGGTGGATCTGCTCACCGACGGCACCGAGGAGCACTGGCTGAGGGCGCCGCGCCTCGACAACCGGCACACCCACGGCACGGGCTGCACCTACGCGTCCGCGATCGCGGCCGGGCTGGCCGGCGGGCAGGGCGTGGTGGAGGCGGTGACCGCCGCCAAGGAGTATGTGACGGGGGCGATCGCCCGCGGCTTCGCGCTGGGGGGCGGCATCGGGCCGGTGGACCACGGCTGGCAATGGCGCATGCGCTGA
- the rpmB gene encoding 50S ribosomal protein L28, producing MAANCDVCGKGPGFGNSISHSHRRTSRRWNPNIQRVRAVVGRTPKRLNVCTSCIKAGKVSR from the coding sequence GTGGCTGCCAACTGCGACGTCTGCGGCAAGGGGCCGGGCTTCGGCAACAGCATTTCCCACTCGCACCGCCGTACGTCCCGTCGCTGGAACCCGAACATCCAGCGCGTGCGTGCCGTGGTCGGTCGGACGCCGAAGCGGCTCAACGTCTGCACCTCGTGCATCAAGGCCGGCAAGGTCTCGCGCTGA
- a CDS encoding DAK2 domain-containing protein, giving the protein MPQTLDAAAVRSWCALALDALGREREEIDAINVYPVADGDTGTNLYLTVESAAQAVEAVFAAYETDTAADTAAEAGVVRPAPGDAVRAMAHGALIGARGNSGTILAQLLRGMAEVLTREGGRGGGDHLAEALRRAAELAREAVAHPVEGTILSVASAAADAAEQAVRAARTAQTAAGQAAGVPCGAVVRAAYAGARAALDATPGQLAVLGRAGVVDAGGRGLLAVLGALVRALTGVVPAAFPAGAPAVVPGACADAGGEAGDAAGDAAATDATGPAFEVIYLLEADDRAVARLRARLDALGDSLVVVGGDGLWNVHVHVDDAGAAVEAGVEAGRPYRIRITHFGAAHFGAPHPGTTAERPPEQVQRAVVAVVPGEGLAGLCAEAGATTVLARPGEPPASGELVEAIRRAHAREVVLLPNDAALRHTAAAAAEQARTEGVRVALIPTRAAVQGIAALAVHQPERRFDEDVVAMTTAAGATRYAELTVAERQSWTMAGICQAGDVLGLIEGDVAVIGADLADTAEAVLGRMLAAGGELVTLVLGEDVPDSLADRLERYVREGHLAVDTVVYRGGRQSVPLLVGVE; this is encoded by the coding sequence GTGCCGCAGACCCTCGATGCCGCAGCGGTCCGGAGCTGGTGCGCACTGGCGCTGGACGCCCTCGGCCGGGAGCGCGAGGAGATCGACGCGATCAATGTCTATCCGGTCGCGGACGGCGACACCGGCACCAATCTCTATCTGACCGTGGAGTCCGCGGCGCAGGCGGTCGAGGCCGTCTTCGCCGCGTACGAGACGGATACGGCGGCGGATACGGCGGCGGAGGCGGGCGTTGTCCGGCCCGCGCCGGGCGACGCCGTACGGGCCATGGCGCACGGCGCGCTGATCGGGGCCCGGGGCAACTCCGGCACGATCCTGGCGCAGTTGCTGCGCGGCATGGCGGAGGTGCTGACGCGGGAGGGCGGGCGCGGTGGCGGGGATCACCTCGCCGAGGCGCTGCGACGGGCAGCCGAGCTGGCCCGCGAGGCCGTCGCCCATCCCGTCGAGGGCACGATCCTCAGCGTCGCCTCGGCGGCGGCCGACGCGGCGGAGCAGGCGGTACGGGCGGCGCGGACGGCGCAGACGGCGGCAGGGCAGGCGGCCGGGGTTCCCTGCGGCGCCGTTGTCCGCGCCGCGTACGCCGGGGCGCGGGCCGCGCTCGACGCGACCCCCGGCCAGCTGGCCGTCCTCGGCCGCGCGGGTGTCGTGGACGCGGGCGGCCGGGGCCTCCTCGCGGTCCTCGGCGCGCTCGTACGGGCGCTCACGGGGGTGGTGCCCGCCGCCTTCCCGGCGGGTGCCCCGGCCGTGGTGCCCGGCGCGTGCGCGGACGCGGGCGGCGAGGCGGGCGACGCCGCCGGTGACGCCGCCGCGACGGACGCCACCGGGCCCGCGTTCGAGGTGATCTACCTGCTGGAGGCGGACGACCGCGCCGTGGCCCGCCTCCGCGCGCGGCTCGACGCGCTCGGCGACTCCCTGGTGGTGGTCGGCGGCGACGGGCTCTGGAACGTCCATGTGCACGTCGACGACGCGGGCGCCGCCGTCGAGGCCGGCGTCGAGGCGGGCCGCCCGTACCGCATCCGCATCACCCACTTCGGGGCCGCCCACTTCGGTGCCCCGCACCCCGGCACGACGGCCGAACGGCCGCCCGAGCAGGTCCAGCGGGCCGTTGTCGCCGTGGTCCCCGGAGAGGGGCTCGCCGGGCTCTGCGCCGAGGCCGGCGCGACCACCGTCCTCGCGCGCCCCGGGGAGCCGCCCGCCAGCGGTGAGCTGGTCGAGGCCATCCGGCGCGCCCACGCCCGCGAGGTGGTCCTGCTGCCCAATGACGCGGCGCTGCGCCACACCGCCGCCGCCGCGGCCGAACAGGCCCGTACCGAAGGCGTACGGGTCGCCCTCATCCCCACCCGGGCCGCCGTCCAGGGCATCGCCGCGCTCGCCGTGCACCAGCCGGAGCGCCGCTTCGACGAGGACGTGGTCGCCATGACCACCGCCGCCGGAGCCACCCGCTACGCCGAACTGACCGTCGCCGAAAGGCAGTCCTGGACCATGGCGGGCATCTGCCAGGCCGGGGACGTACTGGGGCTGATCGAGGGCGATGTGGCGGTGATCGGCGCCGACCTCGCGGACACCGCCGAGGCGGTCCTCGGCCGGATGCTGGCGGCCGGCGGTGAACTCGTCACGCTGGTGCTCGGCGAGGACGTGCCGGACTCGCTGGCCGACCGGCTGGAGCGCTACGTACGGGAGGGCCACCTCGCCGTCGACACCGTCGTCTACCGGGGCGGCCGGCAGTCCGTACCGCTGCTCGTCGGGGTGGAGTAG
- the recG gene encoding ATP-dependent DNA helicase RecG, giving the protein MDHVSALDESLKKTLGPATAKVMAEHLGLHTVGDLLHHYPRRYEERGQLTKLADLPLDEDVTVVAQVADSRVLTFNGGRGRRLEITLTDGSGRLQLVFFGKGIHKPQHDLPPGSRGMFAGKVSVFNRKLQLAHPTYVPLGRDDGEEAVDAFAGKLIPIYPACKGLESWKITKAVDAVLPRAAEAVDPLPPALRAGRGFVPLPEALLKVHRPATRADIEDARQRLKWDEAFVLQVALARRRHADAQLPAVARRPVADGLLDAFDATLPFTLTDGQRKVTAEIFAGLATEHPMHRLLQGEVGSGKTLVALRAMLAVVDAGGQAAMLAPTEVLAQQHHRSITEMMGALAQGGTLGSVENATKVVLLTGSMGTAARRQALLDLVTGEAGLVIGTHALIEDKVRFHDLGLVVVDEQHRFGVEQRDALRSKGKQPPHLLVMTATPIPRTVAMTVFGDLETSVLDQLPAGRSPIATHVVPAADKPHFLARAWERVREEVGKGHQAYVVCPRIGDEESDEAAKGAKGTKKPGAKKAAASSPEDEAEKRPPLAVIEIAGQLTAGPLAGLRVEILHGRMQPDDKDAVMRRFAAGEVDVLVATTVIEVGVNVPNATAMVIMDADRFGVSQLHQLRGRVGRGSAPGLCLLVSEMPEASPARARLGAVAATLDGFELSRIDLEQRREGDVLGQAQSGVRSSLRMLAVIEDEEIIAAAREEATAVVAADPELTDTPELRTALDALLDAERERYLDKG; this is encoded by the coding sequence ATGGATCACGTGTCCGCGCTGGATGAATCCCTCAAGAAGACGCTCGGCCCCGCCACCGCGAAGGTGATGGCCGAGCACCTCGGCCTGCACACGGTCGGTGACCTGCTGCACCACTACCCCCGGCGGTACGAGGAGCGCGGCCAGCTCACCAAACTGGCCGATCTCCCGCTGGACGAGGACGTCACCGTGGTCGCGCAGGTCGCGGACTCCCGGGTGCTGACGTTCAACGGCGGACGCGGCCGGCGGCTGGAGATCACCCTCACCGACGGCAGCGGACGGCTCCAACTGGTCTTCTTCGGCAAGGGAATCCACAAGCCGCAGCACGATCTGCCGCCCGGCAGCCGGGGGATGTTCGCCGGGAAGGTCTCCGTCTTCAACCGCAAGCTCCAGCTCGCGCACCCCACCTATGTCCCGCTGGGCAGGGACGACGGGGAGGAGGCGGTCGACGCGTTCGCGGGCAAGCTGATCCCGATCTACCCCGCCTGCAAGGGCCTGGAGTCCTGGAAGATCACCAAAGCGGTCGACGCGGTCCTGCCCCGTGCCGCCGAGGCCGTGGACCCGCTGCCGCCCGCCCTGCGCGCCGGGCGCGGCTTCGTCCCGCTGCCCGAGGCGCTGCTCAAGGTCCACCGGCCCGCGACCCGGGCCGACATCGAGGACGCCCGGCAGCGCCTGAAGTGGGACGAGGCGTTCGTCCTCCAGGTCGCCCTCGCCCGGCGCCGGCACGCGGACGCGCAACTGCCCGCCGTGGCGCGCCGGCCTGTGGCGGACGGGCTGCTGGACGCCTTCGACGCCACGCTGCCGTTCACCCTCACCGACGGCCAGCGGAAGGTCACCGCCGAGATCTTCGCCGGTCTCGCCACCGAACACCCCATGCACCGGCTGCTCCAGGGCGAGGTCGGCTCGGGCAAGACGCTGGTGGCGCTGCGCGCGATGCTCGCCGTGGTCGACGCGGGCGGCCAGGCCGCGATGCTCGCGCCCACCGAGGTGCTCGCCCAGCAGCACCACCGCTCCATCACGGAGATGATGGGCGCCCTGGCCCAGGGCGGGACACTCGGCAGCGTGGAGAACGCGACCAAGGTCGTGCTGCTCACCGGCTCCATGGGCACGGCGGCGCGCCGGCAGGCGCTGCTCGACCTGGTCACCGGCGAGGCCGGGCTGGTCATCGGGACCCACGCGCTGATCGAGGACAAGGTCCGGTTCCACGACCTCGGGCTGGTCGTCGTGGACGAGCAGCACCGCTTCGGGGTGGAACAGCGCGACGCGCTGCGCTCCAAGGGCAAACAGCCGCCGCATCTGCTGGTCATGACGGCCACCCCCATTCCGCGCACGGTCGCGATGACCGTCTTCGGAGATCTGGAGACCTCCGTCCTGGACCAGCTCCCGGCCGGCCGGTCACCGATCGCCACCCATGTCGTCCCGGCCGCGGACAAGCCGCACTTCCTGGCGCGCGCCTGGGAGCGGGTGCGCGAGGAGGTCGGCAAGGGCCATCAGGCGTATGTCGTCTGCCCCCGGATCGGTGACGAGGAGTCCGACGAGGCCGCCAAGGGCGCCAAGGGCACGAAGAAGCCGGGCGCGAAGAAGGCCGCCGCCTCCTCCCCGGAGGACGAGGCCGAGAAGCGCCCGCCGCTGGCCGTGATCGAGATCGCCGGGCAGCTCACCGCCGGACCGCTGGCCGGACTGCGCGTCGAGATCCTGCACGGCCGGATGCAGCCGGACGACAAGGACGCCGTGATGCGCCGCTTCGCCGCGGGCGAGGTGGATGTCCTCGTGGCGACCACCGTCATCGAGGTCGGGGTGAACGTGCCCAACGCCACCGCCATGGTGATCATGGACGCGGACCGGTTCGGCGTCTCCCAGCTGCACCAGCTGCGCGGCCGGGTCGGCCGGGGCTCGGCCCCCGGCCTCTGTCTGCTGGTCTCCGAGATGCCGGAGGCGAGCCCGGCCAGGGCCCGGCTGGGCGCGGTCGCCGCCACGCTCGACGGCTTCGAGCTGTCCCGTATCGACCTCGAACAGCGCCGCGAGGGCGATGTGCTCGGCCAGGCCCAGTCCGGGGTCCGCTCCAGCCTGCGGATGCTCGCCGTCATCGAGGACGAGGAGATCATCGCCGCCGCCCGCGAGGAGGCGACCGCCGTGGTGGCGGCGGACCCGGAGCTGACGGACACCCCGGAGCTGCGTACGGCGCTGGACGCGCTCCTCGACGCGGAGCGGGAGCGCTATCTCGACAAGGGCTGA
- the rsmD gene encoding 16S rRNA (guanine(966)-N(2))-methyltransferase RsmD, giving the protein MTRVIAGAAGGRRLAVPPGTGTRPTSDRAREGLFSSWESLLGTLEGVRIADLYAGSGAVGLEALSRGATHALLVEADARAARTVRDNARTVGLPGAEVRTGRAAQIVAGPVPQTPYDLVFLDPPYAVGDDDLREILLTLRTKGWLTDAAVVTVERSTRNGEFGWPEGFEPLRSRRYGEGTLWYGRAATPCAREDAR; this is encoded by the coding sequence ATGACCCGCGTGATCGCCGGTGCCGCCGGCGGACGCCGTCTCGCCGTACCGCCCGGGACCGGCACCCGCCCCACCTCCGACCGTGCGCGCGAGGGCCTCTTCTCCAGCTGGGAATCGCTCCTCGGCACCCTGGAGGGGGTCAGGATCGCCGACCTGTACGCGGGCTCCGGCGCCGTCGGGCTCGAAGCGCTCTCGCGCGGCGCCACCCATGCCCTGCTGGTGGAGGCCGACGCCCGGGCCGCCCGTACCGTCCGGGACAACGCTCGCACCGTCGGACTCCCCGGCGCGGAGGTCCGCACCGGCCGGGCCGCGCAGATCGTCGCCGGGCCCGTCCCCCAGACCCCGTACGACCTGGTCTTTCTCGATCCGCCGTACGCCGTCGGGGATGACGATCTTCGGGAGATCCTCCTCACACTCCGCACCAAGGGGTGGCTCACCGACGCCGCGGTCGTCACCGTGGAACGCAGCACCAGGAACGGGGAGTTCGGCTGGCCGGAGGGATTCGAGCCACTGCGCTCCCGTCGCTACGGCGAGGGGACGCTTTGGTACGGTCGCGCCGCCACCCCGTGCGCCCGCGAAGACGCACGATGA